The Mucilaginibacter defluvii genome contains the following window.
AACGCGCCGCCAAAGAACTGAGCGCTGAGGACCTGGACCTGCGTAACCTATTTACCTTATTTGCGCATGACAGCCGCGGCAACGCGCAGGAATTAATGGCCGCAGTTGCGTTGCATGGCGAAACACCCGAATCGGGCAATAGCGTAACCGGTACCCTGCACCGCACCTGGCTTGATGTTAAAGCTACCTTTACTGGCCACGACCGTAAAAGTATTTTACAGGAATGCGAGCGTGGCGAGGACGCCATAAAAAAAGCGTACCAGGAAGCCCTGGCAGATAATAGTTTGCCTGAAGATGTACGCGCGATTTTACTGCAACAGCAACAAAAAGTAAACGAGGGCCACGATAAAATTAAGGCGCTGCGCGACGGTGTTGCGTAGGCACCAAGCCCATTGTTACAACAAAAGGCTGCTTTAATCACAATAAAGCAGCCTTTTATCTGTTAATATTACAGGCGATTATTTAAATTATAACGCTTATAAAGCGTAACTTTGCAGCGTTTTAAACGCTAATTTTCATCCAAATAACAATACGTGTATATTTTAATTTTCTTTTTAGCGCACTGGTTTCTGTCATTATTTTTCCAGACCTTTTATTTGCACCGCTATGCATCGCACCGCATGTTCAGCACCCACAAGGTAAATGAGCGCATTTTCCACTTTTTAACCTTTTTATTTCAGGGCGCATCGTTCCTTAACCCACGCGCTTATGCGCTGATGCACCGCGAACACCATGCTTACAGCGATACGGAAAAGGATCCGCATTCGCCGCACTTTTTCAGGGATGTATTCCAGATGATGTATTACACCTCAAAAAGCTATGGTGAGCACGTTAGGCGCCTGAAAGAGCCTGAACATCGCTTTAACGGCTACTGCCCGGAGTGGACGCTGGTTGACCGTTGGGGATCAACCATTGTATCGCGTTTATTCTTCATCGCGTTCTATACCTGGTTTTATATCACCTTTGCTACCGCCTGGTGGATGTTCCTGTTACTGCCTATACATTTTTTGATGGGCCCTATTCATGGCGCCATTGTTAACTGGTGCGGCCATAAGTATGGTTACTCAAACTTTGATAACGGCGATAAATCAAAAAACTCAACCCCGTTTGACTTTTTGATGCTTGGCGAGCTTTTCCAGAATAACCACCACCGCCACCCGAACAAAGCCAACTTTGGCGCTAAATGGTTTGAGGTTGACCCGGTTTATCCTGTAATGAAGGTTATGCACTGGATCAGGATCATAAAATTACGAAAGCCGGCAGCGGCTTAATCATAAAAAGCGGTTGACTAATACTCAACCGCTTTTTTATTTACTTTATATTTACCACGTTTATAAATTATTATACCATGAGTGCATCGTTATTAGCGCAAAACCTGCGCGGATCTGAGATCATTAAAATTGCTGCTGAAATAAATGAGCTTAAACGCCGCGGCGAAAACATCGCCAACTTAACCATCGGCGATTTCGACTCGAACATATACCCGATACCTGCAAAATTAAAGCAAGGTATTGTTGAGGCCTATAACGAAAATCAAACCAATTACCCGCCTGCCGATGGCGTGCTCGACCTGCGCCAGAGTGTATCCAAATTCCTGAGCGAGCGATACGGTTTGGAGTACGCTGCCGCTAACGAGATCATCATCTCCGGCGGATCGCGCCCGTTGATCTATTCCATTTACCTTGCCATTGTTGATCCGGGCGATAAAGTAGTATTCCCTACCCCATCATGGAACAACAACCACTATTGCGACCTGCTTACCGCCGATGGTGTTATGCTGGCTACGCTACCAGAAAATAACTTTATGCCTACGGCAGATGAACTTCGTCCGCATATTAAGGGCGCCGCTTTGCTGGCGCTTTGTTCGCCGCTGAACCCAACCGGTACCATGTTCAGCAAAGAAGCCCTGGAAGAGATTTGCGATATGGTGATCGAAGAGAATAAAAGCCGCAGCGAAGGAGAAAAGCCTTTGTATCTGCTGTACGACCAGATATATTCGCAATTAACCTTTGGTGAGCACAAACATTATAACCCGGTAAGCCTGCGCCCGAAATTGCGCGACTACACCATATTTGTAGACGGCGGTTCAAAATGTTTTGCGGCTACCGGCGTACGGGTTGGCTGGGGCTTTGGTCCGGCGGCCGTTATTAACAGCATGAAGACTATCGTGGGCCACATGGGTGCCTGGGCGCCAAAAGCCGAGCAGGTATCTATGGCCCGCTTTTTAGCAGACAACACCGCCGTTGACAGTTATCTTGCCGATATTAAAGGCAACGTGCAAGCCAGCCTGACAAGCCTGTACCAGGGTTTTCAGCAATTGAAAAGTGAAGGCTTTAGTGTTGACGCTATTGAGCCGATGGGTGCCATTTACCTCACTATAAAGGTTGATTACCTGGGTAAAACCACTCCGGATGGTAAAGTGCTTGAAACGGCTACCGATATTAATTTTTACCTGATCACCAACGCGGGTATCGCACTAGTGCCCTTCTCGGCCTTTGGCACAGGCGAGGACGAAGCCTGGTTCCGCGCGTCAGTGGGTACCATTACCAATGAGGATATTAAACTCACCATACCACGCATTAAAGCCGCTTTAGAGAAATTAAGCTAACACCAATTGCTTCAATTGTTCAACTGAATGGAAATAACAACCGACATTACCGGCTCACACAACGAAAACTTTAGCGATACCTATCAATTACTAAGGCAGGAGTTTGCAATTGAACCAACCGGTTATATTGATTTTCAGTTGAACAATTTTGAGGTGTTTAAGCAATGTTCAGCTGTTGAACTGCATAGTTCTTACGTGATTGAAACCGGGCGCGACCGCTGCTACATACTCTTTGTTGAAACCTGTACTAAAAGTCAGGGGGCTGACGGCAGGATCACTGAAAACCGTGAACTGCAAACCTGGGCATTAGCTTATCTTAAACATAACTTTGGCCGGGTTAAAATAAGGCGCGAAACATTCACAGATAAACTTTTTGAGTTGATGTTTCCGCTGGAAGTTGATTTTAAAGAGGACAAAACCTTTAGCAATGCATTTTATGTATTGGCCGATGATAAATCAAAAGCCATTAACGGTATAACCCGCGATTTCCGTAACGCGGTGATGGATATACGTGAGGATGACTTTGTTATAGAGATAGCCGATCACACATTGATCATTGGCAACCGTAAACCCATATCCGGGCAAAAAGCCATCCACCTTGCGGAGTTTGTAGTGCGTTTGGTTGATATCTATTGATATTAAGATATATGAAAAAGCTTGCCCTTATCACCATAACCGTCATCCTAACTAATTTAAATTACATTTACGCCCAAACACCTGCCGCTACCCGAGTTAACCGGCAACAGATATTATTAACTGTACAGGGCTTTATAAAGTGGTATAAAGCCAACAGGCCATATCTTGATACTATCAGATTAATTCAAGGCGGTGCGCCTGATAGCACAACCCGTCCATCCATAGATTGGGATGGTGTTGAGAGGTTTTTAGCGAAGATAGATCGCAGCGGCTTCGTAACGGCCGCTTATCTGAATACCCATCGTGAATACTTTAAACAGATCGACAAAAACCTTGAGGGGTTTAAGCTAACAAGTGAACTGATAAAGATTAATGGTATGGATATGGATTTTGTTTTACGCACGCATGAACCTGATGAAATACTGCAAAAACTAATTAAGGGCAACGCAAAGATATTCTCCGCCGATGGCAAAAAAGCCTATGTTGGCTATGAACTTTACCCTAACACACGTTTGCTATTTGATTTGTCGTATCATAAAAAATGGCAGATCGAAGCGATAAACTATGACAGTTTTAAGTGAACACGTATCCTCAAAAGCACATCGCCAACAATAATCTTCCTTCTTTTAACTTGCTATTAAGCCGCGTGCGATATATATTTTACCAGACTGCGCTTAGCCACGGGCAACAAGGTTGGCTCTAACGGGAAACTGATATCGCTTTGTACATAATACACCGCCGGGTTAGGCAGGTGGCGATGTTTTTTAATCAGGCTTAACTTAAATGCTTCGGGTGTGTTAACTATGCTTTGTTCGTATGTTTCAACCAACTGTATGTTGATGCCGCGGTATTTATCATCCTTACCTTCAAATATGGTAAGCTGGTATTCGTAAACAAAGTTGGTACGCTGGTCGCCATTACGTAACGAAAAATATCCGTGGTAAGGCAGCAACGGCACCAAGCCGACCGGGTTAATATTCAGGCGGCTCTCCACAAAATCATAAATCTCTTTCCCGGTTTGTATGGCCGGGTCCATTTTGTTTAGCGAGTAGGTGATTATTCGCTCAATCTCCTGCATTGAACTATCATCCTGCACTATTTTTTTATAAGTTAGCTTAACTGCCTCAATGTCGGCCTTGGTAAGCCGGTGCGGAAAGGCTTGTTGTAATACCGACTTGTTGTTTTTAAATTCCAGAAGATTATTGTAATGAAATATCAGATCGGCCAGGTTGGGGTAAAGCCTGCTTTTATCAAAATGACGGTTAATTTCTTTGAGGTAGCCTAATAAAATATATTTTTTATGCTCAAAATCTATAGCTCCTTCAATAAACCAGTTAATGCCAAGCGAATGCATAATATTCAATCTCCTTTCATAAAGCTTAAATTAAATAAAAAAAGCCACTTTTGCAATATGCCAGCAGGAACACTTTATTTGATACCCGTACCGCTTGCCGACGATACCGCGGCCAAAGCATTCACACCCTATCTGGTTGATACCATCAACAGCATAAAAGAGTATATTGTAGAGAATGAAAAAACAGCCCGCCGTTTTTTAAAGGAAGCGGGTTTGAAAACGCCACAAAGCGAGCTTATTATTCACGATTACGGCAAGCACAACCGCGATAAGCTGACCAACGATTTTTTTAAAGGCCTGTTAGCCGGTAATGATGTTGGTTTGATGAGCGAGGCAGGCTGCCCGGGTGTTGCCGACCCAGGTGCTGAAATAGTAGCCGAAGCCCACCGTAAAGGTATTAAGGTGGTGCCGCTGGTTGGGCCTAGTTCCATTTTACTGGCGCTGATGGCTTCCGGCTTTAACGGGCAAAGCTTTACCTTTCATGGCTATTTGCCGATTGATAAAGTGCAGCGCGGCAAACGCGTTAAGGAGCTGGAAACACAGGCCGAACGCTTTAAGCAAACGCAAATATTTATTGAAACGCCCTTTCGTAACAACCCCATGCTGGAAGAGATTTTGAAAAGCGGCAACCCGAAAACACTACTCTGCATTGCCTGCAACATTACCGGCGCCGACGAGATGATTGCTACCAAAACCCTGGCCGACTGGAAAAAACAGCCACCCGATCTGCATAAAAAACCAACCATTTTTTTGCTCTTTCGTTAAGCTTTTATGATAGGCGGGCATCAGCATACCAGTGTTTTAATAGTTGGCGCGGGCCCTTCGGGATTGATGATGGCGGCACAATTGTTACGCTACGGCATTCAACCGCTTATAATTGACAGCAAGGACGGCCCCACGCGCTACACCAAAGCTTTAGCCGTACAAGCCCGAACTTTGGAAATATACCGGCAGCTGGGTATTGTGGATCGTGCGCTTGCCGAAGGTAGAAAAGCATCCGGCATAAACATTAATCTGCAAGGCAAAAACATCGCTTCGCTTTCATTTGCCGGCGTTGGCCAAGAGCAGACGCCCTTCCCGTTTGTGTTGTTTTATCCGCAAAGCAAAAATGAGCGCCTGCTGCTGGATGAACTTACCACTGCCTGCTGCCCTGTTTATTGGAGCACATCGCTTATAAACGCTACGCAAACTGATGGTACTGTAACGGTAACACTAAACGAGCGGGGTACAGAACATCTGCTAACCTGCGATTGGCTGATAGGTGCCGACGGGGCCGGAAGTACCGTACGCAAGCAGATGGGCGTAAGCTTTAATGGTGATACTTACCCCAATAAGTTTTACCTGGCCGATGTGAAACTGGATGGCGTGCCCGATGATAACATACAGCTTTATCTTGCTAAAAAGGGATTGGCCGCATTTTTCCCGCTGCCCGAAGCAGGGAGCTACAGAATTATTGGTGACATTCCCCCTGAACTGGAAAACAAGCAGGAACTGCAACTGGATGACATTTTGCCGTCGCTTTACAAAATAACAGAACAACATTTAAAAGTCAACCGCTGCAATTGGTTTACTAGCTATAAACTGCATCATCGTATGGCGGCGCAATTCAGGCAGCAGCGTTGTTTCTTAATTGGCGATGCCGCACATGTGCACTCCCCTGTTGGCGGGCAAGGCATGAACACCGGCCTTCAGGATGCCTGCAACCTGGCCTGGAAACTCGCAGGTGTTATTAATAAAAAATTACACCCGGCAATACTGGATAGCTATGCGGCCGAACGCATGCCTGTTGCCAAACAATTGCTTAAAACTACCGACAGGGCTTTTAACATTATTACCTCAACCCATTGGCTTACCTCAATATTTAAACGTTTTATACTGCCACGCGTTATTAAACGCCTATGGAAAGAGCCCAAATTACGGGAAAACCTATTTCGCACCATATCTCAAACCGGCATCAGCTATCGCGATAGCTGCATTAACCTGCATTTGAGTCAGCACGCTACAATCAAGGCCGGCGACCGCCTGCCTTATATAGCAATATTTGACGAGCGCACACAAAAACCAACCGACCTGCATGCCTGGTGCAGCAAGCCCGGCTTTACATTATTGGTGCTGGGTAAGTTTAAGGAGATAGATATATTTACCCTGGCCAAATGGATAACGCAGAAATATAACGGCAGCATAAATTTATTCTACCTGCCGCCATCAAAAAATAACGTTTCGGTGTTTGATCTCTTCGGGATTAAAGAGGGCCAAAAAAAAGCCATCATGGTACGGCCCGATATGTACATAGGTTATATGAACGATGTGGTTGATATTGATATGATGGATAATTATTTAATAAACGTAGTGGGATGCATCCTTCCTGATGTTTACTAAACACTACCGTCTACCCGTGGATGGTTTCGCTTTTGCCATAGTTTTGGATCACCTGCGCTTCGTAATCCAAAAACTCTTTCCAACGTTTATCCACATCAATACCCTCGGTATATTTTCGGGCCAGGCGGATAAAGGTGGCATAATGCGTAGCCTCGCTTATCATCAACTCATGATAAAATTCTGATAACTGCTGATCATTTATATTTTCGGACAGCACCTTAAAACGCTCGCAACTGCGTGCCTCTATCATGGCGGCAAAAAGCAAACGGTCAATCAATTGCTCGTTACGGTTACCGCCTTTCTTCATGAATTTTACCAGTTCGTTTACGTAATTATCCTTACGTTCACGGCCAAGTACATAGCCGCGCTCCAGAATAATATCGTGCACGCGTTTAAAGTGGTCCATTTCTTCCTGAACCAGTGCCGCCATTTCCTGTACCAGGTCAGACAGGTTGGGATTTTGTACAATCAGGGTAATAGCATTGCTGGCTGCCTTTTGCTCGCAAAAAGCATGGTCGGTCAGTATTTCTTCAATATTGCTTTCTACTACATTTTTTACCCAGTTGGGGTCGGTAGGCAGTTGCAGTTTTAAAATGGTTTTTTCGCTCACAATGGCAAAGTTACCATTTAATCATCATCCTTAAAAGCAGGGTTATTGGTAAAAGAGCGCGCGTGGTGGTGTACGGAAAGGATGTTTATTTGCTCCGGAGAGATGATGGTATAAATAACCAAGTAATTGCCAAATACCATTTTACGGTACTTGATGCTGATTGTAGATAATACCGTACCTATTTCGGGCTGGATTGCTAACCGGTCAATCGCGCTCATGATTTTGCGTTTCTCGAGTGCCGCATAATTAGCAGAATCCCGCTTGATGTAATCAACTATTTCTTTGAGATCAGTTTTAGCAGTTTTGGAGAATATGATTCTCACCATGAATCCATCTCTTTCTTTAGATCTTGCCAATCTGTGCCTTCTCCGTTCTCTATCTCCTTTTCGGCCTGTTCCAACTTTGCAGAGAGTATTATACGATCAAACACCTCCTGAACATCAACATGATCAGGCATGTGATCAACAATTTGCTGTAACTTATCTTTGGTAATTACCATCGCAATACATTTTATATAAATATACAGCTTTTAACTATACAAGTTTTTATTGCGGATAAACTCCAGCACCGCATCAGGCACAAAATATTGTACGTTCTTTTTTTCGGCGATGGATTTGCGGATGAATGTTGCCGATAGCTCCATCAACGGTGTCATGGTAATGGTTACGGATGGATGCGATGCCAGTTCGGCGTTCTCGTAACCGGGCCGCGGATATACGTATATCTGGTAATCTCGCAAAATGAGTTTATAGTTTTTCCATTTAGGCAGCGAGATCAGGTTGTCAGAACCCATAATGAGCGCAAACTCGTGCTGCGGGTATTTTTCTTTAAGGTGAGCAAGCGTATCAATGGTATACGATGGTTGAGGCAATCGTAACTCCACATCACTCACTTCTATAGAGGTTGAGTTGTCAGTAGCCAGTTTAGCCATCTCCAGCCTGTCGTACATATTGATCAGGTCGCCATACTTTTTAAGCGGGTTTTGCGGCGACACTACCAGCCATACTTTATCAAGTTTAGTATGATTGGCCATATAGTTGGCTATAATTAAGTGCCCTATATGTATAGGGTTAAACGAACCGAATAACAAGCCTATATTCATCTCTTCTCCGTTAACAGTTAGGCCCCAATTATTATTCCCCTTTAGGGGTTAGGGGTTAATGAAATTTCTTACCAGTTCTTCAGCTTCGGCGCAGGCAGTATCAAGATCGTAATTTTTCAGGATAACATCAAACCTGGGTGCATAAGACAGCTCTTTTTCAGCTTTGGCAAAACGCTCGTTAAGTTTTTCCTGGCTATCAGTACCCCGGCCGCTCAGCCGCTGCTTTAACACGTCCATTGACGGTGGTTGTACAAATATGGCTAAGGCCTGGTCTGCGTATTTACGTTTAAGATGGAGGCCGCCCTCTACATCGATATCAAATATCACGGTTTTGCCTTTGCTCCAGATGCGCTCTATCTCGGTACGCAGGGTACCGTAAAAGGTGCCTGTATATACCTCCTCAAACTCTACAAAGTATTTTTTGGCGATCAGGTGTAAAAACTCCTCTTTGCTGATGAAGTAATAATCCTGTCCGTGTGTTTCGGCACCCCGCGGCTGCCTTGTAGTGGCCGAAATTGAAAATTCAAGCTCCGGCATTTTTCCAAGCAGGTGATGCACAATAGTGGTTTTACCCGCTCCGGATGGTGCGGAGAATATAATAAGTTTACCTTCCATATGGTCAGTAGTCATTGGTCAGTAGTCATTGGTCTTAGCACCATTAATCAACCTGTGTGACTAATGACTATTGACCAATGACTATAATACGTTTAACAACTGTTCTTTAATTTTTTCGAGTTCTTCCTTCATACCCACTACCAGTTTCTGGATGTTGGCATCATTGGCCTTTGAACCAATGGTATTTATCTCGCGGCCTATCTCCTGGGTTATGAAGCCTAACTTTTTACCGCTCGCATCGTCGGCAGCCAGGGTTTGTAAAAAGTAATCGCAGTGGCTTTTTAAGCGGGTCTTTTCTTCGGTGATGTCAAGCTTGTCAATGTAATAGATCAGTTCCTGCTCAAATCGGTTGTGGTCTATCACCTCAACGCCTGCAGCATCAGCCAAAAACTGGTTCAACCGCTCGCGGATAACCGGCACACGTTTCGGGTCCTCTGC
Protein-coding sequences here:
- a CDS encoding tRNA-(ms[2]io[6]A)-hydroxylase, translated to MSEKTILKLQLPTDPNWVKNVVESNIEEILTDHAFCEQKAASNAITLIVQNPNLSDLVQEMAALVQEEMDHFKRVHDIILERGYVLGRERKDNYVNELVKFMKKGGNRNEQLIDRLLFAAMIEARSCERFKVLSENINDQQLSEFYHELMISEATHYATFIRLARKYTEGIDVDKRWKEFLDYEAQVIQNYGKSETIHG
- a CDS encoding pyridoxal phosphate-dependent aminotransferase; translation: MSASLLAQNLRGSEIIKIAAEINELKRRGENIANLTIGDFDSNIYPIPAKLKQGIVEAYNENQTNYPPADGVLDLRQSVSKFLSERYGLEYAAANEIIISGGSRPLIYSIYLAIVDPGDKVVFPTPSWNNNHYCDLLTADGVMLATLPENNFMPTADELRPHIKGAALLALCSPLNPTGTMFSKEALEEICDMVIEENKSRSEGEKPLYLLYDQIYSQLTFGEHKHYNPVSLRPKLRDYTIFVDGGSKCFAATGVRVGWGFGPAAVINSMKTIVGHMGAWAPKAEQVSMARFLADNTAVDSYLADIKGNVQASLTSLYQGFQQLKSEGFSVDAIEPMGAIYLTIKVDYLGKTTPDGKVLETATDINFYLITNAGIALVPFSAFGTGEDEAWFRASVGTITNEDIKLTIPRIKAALEKLS
- the gmk gene encoding guanylate kinase is translated as MEGKLIIFSAPSGAGKTTIVHHLLGKMPELEFSISATTRQPRGAETHGQDYYFISKEEFLHLIAKKYFVEFEEVYTGTFYGTLRTEIERIWSKGKTVIFDIDVEGGLHLKRKYADQALAIFVQPPSMDVLKQRLSGRGTDSQEKLNERFAKAEKELSYAPRFDVILKNYDLDTACAEAEELVRNFINP
- a CDS encoding FAD-dependent monooxygenase — its product is MIGGHQHTSVLIVGAGPSGLMMAAQLLRYGIQPLIIDSKDGPTRYTKALAVQARTLEIYRQLGIVDRALAEGRKASGININLQGKNIASLSFAGVGQEQTPFPFVLFYPQSKNERLLLDELTTACCPVYWSTSLINATQTDGTVTVTLNERGTEHLLTCDWLIGADGAGSTVRKQMGVSFNGDTYPNKFYLADVKLDGVPDDNIQLYLAKKGLAAFFPLPEAGSYRIIGDIPPELENKQELQLDDILPSLYKITEQHLKVNRCNWFTSYKLHHRMAAQFRQQRCFLIGDAAHVHSPVGGQGMNTGLQDACNLAWKLAGVINKKLHPAILDSYAAERMPVAKQLLKTTDRAFNIITSTHWLTSIFKRFILPRVIKRLWKEPKLRENLFRTISQTGISYRDSCINLHLSQHATIKAGDRLPYIAIFDERTQKPTDLHAWCSKPGFTLLVLGKFKEIDIFTLAKWITQKYNGSINLFYLPPSKNNVSVFDLFGIKEGQKKAIMVRPDMYIGYMNDVVDIDMMDNYLINVVGCILPDVY
- a CDS encoding type II toxin-antitoxin system RelE/ParE family toxin translates to MVRIIFSKTAKTDLKEIVDYIKRDSANYAALEKRKIMSAIDRLAIQPEIGTVLSTISIKYRKMVFGNYLVIYTIISPEQINILSVHHHARSFTNNPAFKDDD
- a CDS encoding acyl-CoA desaturase, which codes for MYILIFFLAHWFLSLFFQTFYLHRYASHRMFSTHKVNERIFHFLTFLFQGASFLNPRAYALMHREHHAYSDTEKDPHSPHFFRDVFQMMYYTSKSYGEHVRRLKEPEHRFNGYCPEWTLVDRWGSTIVSRLFFIAFYTWFYITFATAWWMFLLLPIHFLMGPIHGAIVNWCGHKYGYSNFDNGDKSKNSTPFDFLMLGELFQNNHHRHPNKANFGAKWFEVDPVYPVMKVMHWIRIIKLRKPAAA
- the nadD gene encoding nicotinate (nicotinamide) nucleotide adenylyltransferase — translated: MNIGLLFGSFNPIHIGHLIIANYMANHTKLDKVWLVVSPQNPLKKYGDLINMYDRLEMAKLATDNSTSIEVSDVELRLPQPSYTIDTLAHLKEKYPQHEFALIMGSDNLISLPKWKNYKLILRDYQIYVYPRPGYENAELASHPSVTITMTPLMELSATFIRKSIAEKKNVQYFVPDAVLEFIRNKNLYS
- a CDS encoding PA2169 family four-helix-bundle protein, giving the protein MATTEKSVETLNDLIKINNDRIDGFERAAKELSAEDLDLRNLFTLFAHDSRGNAQELMAAVALHGETPESGNSVTGTLHRTWLDVKATFTGHDRKSILQECERGEDAIKKAYQEALADNSLPEDVRAILLQQQQKVNEGHDKIKALRDGVA
- a CDS encoding SAM-dependent methyltransferase, which produces MPAGTLYLIPVPLADDTAAKAFTPYLVDTINSIKEYIVENEKTARRFLKEAGLKTPQSELIIHDYGKHNRDKLTNDFFKGLLAGNDVGLMSEAGCPGVADPGAEIVAEAHRKGIKVVPLVGPSSILLALMASGFNGQSFTFHGYLPIDKVQRGKRVKELETQAERFKQTQIFIETPFRNNPMLEEILKSGNPKTLLCIACNITGADEMIATKTLADWKKQPPDLHKKPTIFLLFR